The following are encoded in a window of Desulfurellaceae bacterium genomic DNA:
- the pilM gene encoding type IV pilus assembly protein PilM has protein sequence MTALVSGIGDFFQKVLRPVSVSFRGEKTYLTLDIGTSAVKMLEIQDTDGALQVMQAGIEPLPSDTVQAGLIHDPARLSASLQGLIEAHQIKTTDVVTALPGSVVVSKRLTLPAQEPSELHQSILFEAGNVIPESLEDMSLDYQVLSRTEDAQTVDVLLVAVRKDVLEGYVTAMRQAGLVPRIVDVDYFALENGFELNYQAEPDETIGLIDIGAQSAAIHIVKDGQSASTAEVPVGGQHLTHFLTQELGIDHGQAERLKLGAEDQDAVQPLLARAAQHLVDEVQRGLRFAWSDTGQDQLHTIYVSGASARLPGLVPTMAARLGVKTEIFAPFRLLDVHPHVDDVWLDRHAASFAISVGLATRRPGDR, from the coding sequence ATGACGGCTCTTGTGAGCGGCATAGGGGATTTCTTTCAAAAAGTCCTCCGACCCGTTTCGGTTTCATTCCGAGGGGAGAAAACCTATCTGACCCTGGACATCGGGACAAGCGCGGTCAAAATGCTCGAAATACAGGACACCGATGGCGCCCTGCAGGTCATGCAGGCCGGTATTGAGCCCCTCCCGTCAGACACCGTCCAGGCCGGCCTGATTCACGATCCGGCCAGACTTTCCGCTTCTCTCCAGGGCCTGATAGAGGCGCATCAGATCAAAACCACCGATGTGGTCACGGCCCTGCCTGGCTCTGTCGTGGTCAGTAAGCGTCTGACTCTTCCAGCCCAGGAACCGAGCGAGCTGCACCAGAGCATTTTGTTCGAGGCCGGCAACGTCATCCCCGAGAGCCTCGAAGATATGAGCCTTGATTACCAGGTACTGAGTCGGACCGAAGACGCCCAGACTGTCGATGTTCTGCTCGTTGCAGTCCGCAAAGACGTGCTTGAGGGGTATGTGACGGCGATGCGTCAGGCCGGCCTCGTGCCGCGTATCGTTGATGTTGACTATTTTGCCCTCGAAAACGGGTTTGAACTTAACTACCAAGCCGAGCCCGACGAGACGATTGGCCTGATTGATATTGGCGCGCAGTCCGCTGCCATTCATATCGTCAAAGATGGGCAGTCGGCGTCTACCGCCGAGGTGCCAGTTGGCGGGCAGCACCTCACTCACTTCCTCACCCAGGAGTTGGGTATTGACCACGGGCAGGCCGAGAGGCTCAAGCTGGGTGCTGAAGATCAGGACGCCGTCCAGCCCCTTCTCGCCCGAGCAGCCCAGCACTTGGTGGATGAAGTCCAGCGTGGACTGCGCTTTGCCTGGTCGGACACGGGCCAGGACCAACTGCATACGATTTATGTCAGCGGGGCCAGCGCCCGTCTGCCGGGCCTCGTTCCGACCATGGCGGCACGTCTGGGGGTAAAGACCGAGATTTTTGCACCCTTCCGCCTGCTGGACGTGCATCCACACGTTGATGACGTATGGCTCGACCGCCATGCCGCCAGCTTTGCCATCAGTGTTGGGCTGGCCACCAGACGACCGGGGGACAGGTGA
- the priA gene encoding primosomal protein N', giving the protein MLESKTSSFTFAFVVVTAPISHHEELTYAIPEAFRARLTPGIRVLVPVGRRKMTGVVTRVSTSHDLTDKDLKDILDVLDEVPVFSEEMMELWQWTAKYYMVALGEMLSTMLPSGLRSESTRVVSPVKPSKVKSLALSDTSDVRERSSAAAEPNPPELSGGEKMVLDFVLAKKRVTTKTLGRRFPGLPIGKILHSLEAHQLLTVREHMPRTRQPKAASAAPAGAAASAPLLRLSAEQMAACRQITAGFESETFRVFLLHGVTGSGKTEVYIHAAQTVVRSGKQVLMLVPEIGLTHQLVERAQQRFGSQVAVVHSSIRSSQRRAEWQRIARGEARVIIGARSAIFAPVSQLGLIVVDEEHDSAYKQEEGVRYNARDLAVVRGRISSCPVVLGSATPSLESYLHSQSGRYTLLSLPQRIASRPLPEVQVVDLRRQGRPQSDAQPSRADRIFSAPLQQALVENHKAGRQSLVFMNRRGYANYLQCQQCGEALLCPHCSVTLTWHRTHHALRCHYCGFSKPPPERCPSCSSASLKDSGVGTQQVEEALGQLMPDARIGRLDRDTIRRRGALERILGAWRAGELDVLIGTQMIAKGHDVPRVTLVGVVLADVSLNLPDFRAAERTFQLLAQVAGRAGRGDEPGRVIIQTYSPDHYSIRAALQHDFSRFADQELDYRRQLDYPPFARAVNIRFEGADSEAVVAYAERFAECLQALIQDRVPEALVLGPAPAPIEKMKGRVRWQLLLKGEQARALHGLIRQVRHALVQEFGPAKPRLRTIVDVDPYSML; this is encoded by the coding sequence ATGCTTGAATCGAAAACTTCATCTTTTACTTTCGCTTTTGTGGTGGTCACCGCCCCGATCAGTCACCACGAAGAGTTGACCTACGCCATTCCCGAGGCGTTTCGGGCTCGCCTCACCCCTGGCATACGGGTTCTTGTGCCGGTTGGTCGTCGGAAAATGACCGGGGTGGTGACACGGGTCAGCACGTCGCATGACTTAACTGACAAGGACTTGAAGGATATTCTTGATGTTCTTGATGAAGTCCCTGTTTTTTCTGAAGAGATGATGGAATTGTGGCAGTGGACAGCCAAGTACTATATGGTGGCCTTGGGGGAAATGCTGAGCACGATGCTGCCCAGCGGCCTGCGTAGCGAGAGTACCCGGGTGGTGAGCCCGGTCAAACCGTCAAAAGTCAAAAGCCTGGCCCTTTCAGATACTTCGGACGTTCGTGAGCGGTCCTCAGCCGCTGCCGAGCCGAACCCGCCAGAGCTGAGTGGCGGAGAAAAAATGGTGTTGGATTTCGTGTTGGCCAAAAAACGGGTCACCACAAAGACCCTCGGCCGACGCTTTCCCGGCTTACCGATAGGAAAAATTCTGCACAGCCTCGAAGCCCACCAACTGCTCACCGTCCGAGAGCATATGCCGCGGACACGACAGCCCAAAGCCGCTTCGGCGGCTCCGGCCGGGGCTGCGGCCAGCGCCCCTCTTTTACGCCTTTCGGCCGAACAAATGGCAGCCTGCAGACAGATCACCGCAGGCTTCGAATCCGAAACTTTTCGGGTGTTTCTGCTGCACGGGGTAACCGGCAGCGGGAAAACCGAGGTGTATATCCACGCCGCGCAGACCGTCGTGCGCAGCGGCAAGCAGGTGCTGATGCTGGTCCCCGAGATTGGGCTGACCCACCAACTGGTCGAGCGCGCCCAACAACGTTTTGGATCGCAGGTCGCCGTTGTGCACAGCAGTATACGGTCCAGCCAGCGCCGGGCAGAATGGCAACGCATCGCACGCGGAGAGGCTCGGGTCATTATCGGTGCCCGCTCGGCGATTTTTGCTCCGGTAAGCCAACTGGGCCTGATCGTAGTCGATGAAGAGCACGACAGCGCCTACAAGCAGGAAGAGGGGGTCCGGTATAACGCCAGAGACCTGGCCGTGGTCCGTGGCAGGATATCCTCCTGTCCGGTGGTCCTGGGCTCGGCCACCCCATCGCTCGAAAGCTACCTGCATAGCCAGTCCGGGCGCTATACCCTGCTGAGTCTGCCCCAGCGGATTGCCTCACGTCCGCTCCCGGAGGTGCAGGTGGTGGACCTGCGCCGCCAGGGTCGGCCGCAATCGGACGCCCAGCCAAGCCGTGCGGATCGAATTTTTTCAGCCCCCCTCCAGCAGGCCCTGGTGGAAAACCACAAAGCCGGCCGGCAGAGTCTGGTGTTCATGAACCGGCGGGGGTATGCGAACTACCTCCAGTGTCAGCAGTGCGGGGAAGCGCTGCTCTGCCCGCACTGCAGCGTGACGCTCACCTGGCATCGCACACACCACGCCTTGCGCTGTCATTACTGCGGCTTCTCCAAACCTCCACCGGAGCGCTGTCCGAGCTGTTCGAGTGCGTCGCTGAAAGATAGCGGAGTCGGGACCCAGCAGGTTGAGGAAGCCCTCGGCCAGCTGATGCCCGACGCACGGATCGGTCGTCTTGACCGCGACACGATCCGCCGGCGCGGCGCGCTGGAGCGGATTTTAGGCGCCTGGCGGGCGGGAGAACTGGACGTCCTGATCGGGACCCAGATGATTGCCAAGGGCCACGATGTGCCACGGGTCACCCTGGTCGGCGTCGTGCTGGCCGATGTCTCTCTCAACCTGCCTGACTTCCGAGCGGCCGAAAGGACTTTTCAGCTGCTGGCTCAAGTGGCGGGTCGAGCCGGTCGCGGAGACGAGCCGGGTCGGGTCATCATCCAGACCTACTCGCCCGACCATTACAGTATCCGGGCTGCGCTCCAACACGACTTCAGCCGTTTTGCCGACCAGGAGTTGGACTACCGCAGACAGCTCGACTACCCGCCGTTCGCCCGGGCGGTGAATATTCGATTTGAGGGCGCCGATAGCGAAGCAGTCGTGGCCTATGCCGAGCGCTTTGCCGAGTGTCTGCAGGCTCTCATCCAAGACCGCGTTCCAGAGGCGCTGGTGCTGGGTCCGGCGCCAGCGCCGATTGAAAAGATGAAAGGCCGGGTCCGCTGGCAGCTGCTGCTCAAGGGTGAACAGGCGCGCGCCCTGCACGGTCTGATCCGGCAGGTTCGCCACGCACTCGTCCAGGAATTCGGTCCGGCCAAGCCACGCCTACGGACAATCGTTGATGTCGATCCGTATAGCATGTTATAG
- the def gene encoding peptide deformylase has translation MIRDILHFPDLRLTKTSAAVEHMDGELARLIEDMVETMYDAPGVGLAAPQLGTTQRVVVLDVNHEEPGKELLKLVNPRVTAREGSVVWEEGCLSVIDYTAEVKRAAKVEVSAWTLDQKEITLQAEDLLAVALQHEIDHLDGKLFIDRISRLKRDIYSRRVKKLIREGRPLKQQFDTER, from the coding sequence ATGATACGAGACATTCTGCATTTTCCGGACCTGCGCCTGACCAAAACCTCGGCTGCGGTCGAGCACATGGACGGCGAGTTGGCGCGCCTGATCGAAGACATGGTGGAAACCATGTATGACGCGCCGGGTGTGGGTCTGGCCGCCCCCCAACTCGGGACAACCCAGCGCGTTGTCGTTCTCGACGTGAATCATGAAGAACCCGGCAAGGAGCTGCTGAAGCTGGTCAACCCACGTGTCACCGCCAGGGAAGGCTCTGTGGTGTGGGAAGAAGGCTGTCTCAGCGTCATTGATTATACCGCCGAGGTCAAACGGGCCGCCAAAGTCGAGGTCAGCGCCTGGACGCTTGACCAGAAAGAAATCACCCTGCAGGCCGAAGACCTGTTGGCCGTGGCCCTGCAGCACGAAATCGACCATCTTGACGGCAAACTGTTCATCGACCGCATCAGCCGGCTCAAGCGTGACATCTACAGCCGGCGGGTCAAGAAGCTGATCCGTGAAGGTCGCCCGCTCAAGCAGCAATTTGACACCGAACGATGA
- the fmt gene encoding methionyl-tRNA formyltransferase yields MKPLRLVFMGTPDFAVPSLRALIEGPDTLVGVVTQPDQPAGRGMALRPSAVKACALEHDIPVFQPAKLRPPEVVARLRDWQPDLLVIAAYGKLLPTSLLDLPPHGCINVHASLLPKYRGAAPIQWAIANGERQTGVTIMQVNEHMDAGAILLQKTCPIADTETGGSLHDTLSVLGAESLDQALELLKHGRLVARPQDESQVTYAAAIKKEDGRIDWTQDALSIERRIRAFHPWPSAYTSLRGRLLKISAARVMPSTVSGVAPGTVVPSAPDQLLIATGRGVLALEEVQLAGKKRLAITEFLKGQPQTPGTRLGT; encoded by the coding sequence GTGAAACCCCTGCGTCTCGTCTTCATGGGCACGCCGGACTTCGCCGTGCCGTCACTGCGGGCTCTGATTGAGGGACCAGACACCCTCGTCGGTGTGGTCACCCAGCCCGACCAACCGGCCGGTCGAGGCATGGCGCTACGTCCCTCGGCGGTCAAAGCCTGCGCCCTCGAACACGACATTCCGGTTTTTCAGCCTGCCAAGCTGCGCCCGCCCGAGGTCGTGGCCCGGCTGCGCGACTGGCAGCCCGACCTGCTGGTGATTGCGGCCTACGGCAAGCTGCTGCCCACGAGTCTGCTCGACCTGCCGCCCCACGGCTGCATCAATGTCCACGCTTCTCTGCTGCCCAAGTACCGGGGGGCGGCACCCATTCAGTGGGCGATTGCCAATGGCGAGCGGCAGACCGGCGTCACCATCATGCAGGTGAATGAACACATGGACGCGGGCGCTATTCTGCTGCAAAAGACCTGTCCCATCGCCGACACCGAAACCGGCGGCAGCCTGCACGACACACTGTCCGTGCTCGGCGCCGAGTCGCTCGACCAGGCCCTGGAGCTGCTCAAGCACGGCCGGCTCGTCGCCCGACCGCAGGATGAGAGCCAGGTGACGTACGCTGCGGCGATCAAAAAAGAAGACGGCCGTATCGACTGGACCCAGGACGCGCTCAGCATCGAACGACGCATCCGGGCCTTCCATCCCTGGCCGTCGGCCTATACCAGCCTGCGGGGCAGGCTGCTCAAAATCTCCGCCGCCCGGGTGATGCCGTCTACAGTCTCGGGCGTGGCGCCGGGGACCGTCGTGCCGTCCGCCCCGGACCAGCTGCTGATCGCCACCGGCCGGGGCGTCCTGGCTCTCGAAGAAGTGCAGCTGGCCGGAAAAAAACGCCTGGCCATTACCGAATTCCTCAAGGGTCAGCCCCAAACGCCCGGTACGCGGCTCGGCACCTGA
- a CDS encoding cyclase family protein, with translation MGQQYSMADIEALAQKYKNWGKWGSEDQLGTLNYITPEKVVSAAQLVTQGKTISLAIPFDDKGPQTGAFGRFNPIHFMLQDGGDIAVGAQKHLPNLQYTDDAVTMPLQCATQWDALAHILYKDKMYNGYGAEVVTSSGAKRNGIENAKSKIISRGVLLDIPRYKGKNWLEPGEAIQPEDLDGAAALGRVSVGTGDIVIIRTGQIAQVRAENDWGTYSGGDAPGLGVACATWLCDKQVAGYATDTWGTEVIPNETPDIFQPLHMILIVHAGMLVGEIFDLEELADDCAADGMYEFMFVAPPLTITGAVGSPVNPQAIK, from the coding sequence ATGGGACAACAATACTCAATGGCAGACATCGAAGCCCTGGCCCAAAAGTACAAAAACTGGGGTAAATGGGGCTCTGAGGATCAGCTCGGCACCCTGAACTACATCACCCCCGAGAAAGTGGTCAGCGCCGCCCAACTGGTCACCCAGGGCAAAACCATTTCACTGGCCATCCCCTTTGACGATAAAGGTCCCCAGACCGGCGCCTTTGGTCGCTTCAATCCCATTCACTTCATGCTCCAGGACGGGGGTGACATCGCGGTCGGCGCCCAGAAACATCTGCCCAATCTGCAATATACCGACGACGCGGTGACCATGCCGCTCCAGTGCGCCACCCAGTGGGACGCCCTGGCCCATATCCTGTACAAAGACAAGATGTACAACGGCTACGGGGCGGAGGTCGTGACCAGCAGCGGAGCCAAAAGAAACGGCATCGAAAACGCCAAAAGCAAGATTATCTCTCGCGGCGTGCTGCTTGATATCCCCCGCTATAAGGGCAAAAACTGGCTGGAGCCCGGAGAAGCGATTCAACCAGAAGACCTCGACGGCGCGGCCGCGCTGGGACGGGTGAGTGTCGGGACCGGCGACATCGTCATTATTCGCACCGGCCAGATTGCCCAGGTCCGGGCCGAAAACGACTGGGGCACCTACAGCGGCGGCGATGCGCCGGGACTGGGTGTGGCGTGCGCGACGTGGCTGTGTGACAAGCAGGTCGCCGGCTATGCCACCGACACCTGGGGCACCGAGGTCATTCCAAATGAAACGCCCGATATCTTCCAACCCCTGCACATGATTCTGATTGTGCACGCCGGCATGCTGGTGGGCGAGATTTTTGACCTCGAAGAATTAGCCGACGACTGCGCGGCCGACGGGATGTACGAGTTCATGTTTGTCGCCCCGCCGCTGACGATTACCGGAGCGGTCGGCTCGCCGGTGAATCCCCAGGCCATCAAATAA
- a CDS encoding DUF1329 domain-containing protein, with translation MKLKKLLGTACAALAVGALGLAAPVNAYDQCTLVECTGPEHEYTGEVFTKDNMAEAGELIIPGIAWYVNEGMELRVIKTIKIPLPKLFQEATEKYSGQVEISPDGREMFNYVAGVPFPNIDLNDPLAGAKVMWNQEQKPQYVDNVGTEWITELVNSKGELERTYGSQFWRRM, from the coding sequence ATGAAGCTGAAAAAACTCTTGGGAACCGCCTGCGCCGCGCTGGCCGTTGGCGCGTTGGGCCTGGCGGCTCCTGTCAACGCCTATGATCAATGTACCCTGGTCGAATGTACCGGCCCTGAACACGAATATACCGGCGAGGTGTTCACCAAAGACAATATGGCCGAAGCCGGCGAGCTGATCATCCCGGGGATCGCCTGGTACGTCAACGAGGGCATGGAGCTGAGGGTCATCAAGACGATCAAGATCCCGCTGCCCAAGCTGTTCCAGGAAGCGACCGAGAAATACTCCGGCCAGGTCGAGATCTCGCCCGACGGGCGCGAGATGTTCAACTATGTGGCCGGGGTGCCCTTCCCCAATATCGACCTCAACGATCCGCTGGCCGGGGCCAAGGTCATGTGGAATCAGGAACAGAAGCCCCAGTATGTGGACAACGTCGGGACCGAGTGGATCACCGAGCTGGTCAACAGCAAGGGTGAACTGGAGCGGACCTACGGGTCGCAGTTCTGGCGGCGCATGA
- a CDS encoding outer membrane lipoprotein-sorting protein has protein sequence YMYLPELRRVRRISVANRSDAFWGTDVDLDSLWGFNSKHSYWTFRILSEKDILAPVHIGLYGTRKVWCAEPDGTSGTTAFIPCNIPWERRPVYVVEGIPTAYSQYAYSKRLMYIDKDFWGMSFAEMYDQGGELWKFWFNLFNYVGTPYEGYPVNKLDGATYNYEDVWAFTPHGQGSDLQLAHSTKWDAPSGYARSASEWTQEWYFNEQTPINTPEAFSVNFLIRSAR, from the coding sequence CTACATGTACCTGCCGGAGCTGCGTCGTGTGCGGCGCATCAGTGTGGCCAACCGCAGCGACGCCTTCTGGGGCACCGACGTAGACCTCGACTCGCTGTGGGGCTTCAACTCCAAGCATTCCTACTGGACCTTCCGGATCCTGTCTGAAAAAGACATCCTGGCTCCGGTTCACATCGGCCTGTACGGCACCCGTAAGGTCTGGTGCGCCGAGCCCGACGGCACGAGCGGCACGACGGCCTTTATCCCCTGCAATATTCCGTGGGAACGGCGGCCGGTGTACGTAGTCGAAGGGATTCCGACAGCCTACAGCCAGTACGCCTACTCCAAGCGCCTCATGTACATCGACAAAGACTTCTGGGGCATGAGCTTCGCCGAGATGTACGACCAGGGTGGTGAGCTGTGGAAGTTCTGGTTCAACCTGTTCAACTACGTCGGCACACCGTACGAGGGCTATCCGGTCAACAAGCTGGACGGCGCCACGTACAACTACGAGGACGTGTGGGCCTTCACCCCGCACGGTCAGGGTTCTGACCTCCAGCTGGCCCACTCGACCAAGTGGGACGCGCCGTCCGGCTACGCCAGATCGGCGAGTGAGTGGACCCAGGAGTGGTACTTCAACGAGCAAACCCCGATTAACACCCCGGAAGCGTTCTCGGTGAACTTCCTGATCCGCAGCGCTCGTTAA